From one Melioribacteraceae bacterium genomic stretch:
- a CDS encoding type II toxin-antitoxin system PemK/MazF family toxin — MARILRGDIVWANLDPTLGNEQAGKRPVLILSHNVFNENSGTAIAVALTSKEQKAGFPLTLEITSKKLPKKSWIKISQIRTLSVSRLGKKITHIKEEELIQVIDGLNEIIGK, encoded by the coding sequence ATGGCCAGAATACTAAGAGGCGATATTGTTTGGGCAAACTTAGATCCAACTCTGGGTAATGAACAAGCCGGTAAACGTCCCGTTTTAATTTTAAGCCACAATGTTTTTAATGAAAATTCTGGAACGGCCATTGCCGTCGCCTTAACTAGTAAAGAACAAAAAGCCGGGTTTCCATTAACCCTTGAAATTACCTCAAAAAAACTTCCTAAAAAGTCATGGATAAAAATCAGCCAAATCAGAACACTTTCTGTCTCGCGGCTCGGGAAGAAAATAACTCACATAAAGGAAGAAGAATTAATACAGGTAATTGATGGATTGAATGAGATTATTGGGAAATAA